Within Limanda limanda chromosome 17, fLimLim1.1, whole genome shotgun sequence, the genomic segment aggaggtggtgCAGTACTATCGTGAGCCCAAACTGGAGATGGAACTAGAATCCCTGAAGAAGCGCATCCAGGAGGAAACGTTTAAGAGATCAAGTACCTACACAGATATCGAATTCATGAACGAGAGGGTTATCAGTCTGGAAAGCCAGCTGATGAAGATCGAACCTAGACTAGTGACCAAGGTAGTGACTGAATACGAGAGAGACCCGCAGCTTGATAAAGAGGCAACCAAGATCAGAGAGGAGATGCAGAGGATAAAAATGGAGGTCCAAACAAGAGATACCGAAAGAGTTTCGATGAAAACCGAGCACACacttctgtctcagcagcaacAGAAATTCAGGGAGACAATCGTCAAGAAGGAGGTCGTGAGGCTTGAAAAGGATCCGGAGATGCTGAGATCCGTTTACATATTCCAGAATGATATTGCGGAGGAGGAATCTCGGTGCAAGTCGCTAAACGATAACATTTTTAGCACGAGGAGCCAAATCAACACACTGGAGAGGGTCATTCCCACCATCCAGCCAAAGATAGTCACGAAGGTAGTGAAGCAAGTCAAGCAAGACCCCGAAATGCTGGAGGAGTCGAAGAAAATACGAACAGCATtaggagaggagaaagatgaGAATACGATCTTGATGAAGGACTTGACAACCCTTCAGCTGCGCTACGGGGAATTGGACAGGCTCAAGCAGAAGGTCGAGGTCAAAGAGATCATCAATGAGATCTACAGAGTCGATCCTGAGACGGAAGTAGAACTGGTGCGTCTCAGGAAAGAGCTGCAGGACTCTGGCAGAAACCGCACCAATACGGAAATAGAAATCACCACGGTGACGACCGCTCTAACTGCTCAGCGTGCTCAGAAACCCAAAGTGGAGTACAAGGAGGTGACCCAAGAGGTGATCAAGGAAGAGAAAAGCCCAGAGGTTGTGAGGGAATTGCAAAGGCTCGGCAAGCAAGTCTCCCGTCTGCAACTCAACTGCACCACAACCCTGGAGCTGCTAACCCGCctacgcagagagagagatgagctgAAAGTGGAAAAATCCAAAGTGGAGACGAAACTGGTGAATAAAGAGGTCATCAAGTATGAGGATGATCCTCTTTTGGAGAAAGAGGCTGACAGACTTCGGAGGAATGTTAGAGAAGAGATTCAGCAGCGTCGCAGTGTGGAGGAGTGTCTCTTTGACCTGCAGAACCAATATATTACTCTGGAAAGGCAGAAGCCAGAGGAGAAGATCCTAATGACGGAGGTGGTGCGTCTTCAGAAGGACCCCAAGCAGATCCTGGAACACGAAAGGTTGAACAAGAACCTGGATGATGAGTTGAAAGCTCGTAGGAAGCTTGAGTTAGAAGTCAGACAGCTCAGAGCCCTGGTTCAGGACAAGGAGAATTCTCTGGCTCAGATGGATGATCGTCAGAGGAAGATTCAAGTGGAGTCTGAGCTCAGGCAGATCCGATCTCGCATTCTTGAGCTGGAAAACGCTCCGGCGCCCATTGAGGAAAAGATCATCATCGAGGAGGTGCTGAAAGTGGAGAGGGATCCAAAGCTGGAAAAGCTCACTGATGGTATTCGTGTTGACATGGAGACAGAGGGCAACAACATCAGCCGCCTGGAGAGAGAAGTACGCAACCTGAGGGTCAAACTGGAACTCCTGCATAAGGAAAAGTCAATCGAGAAGGTTATTTACAGAGAAGTTGTGCGTGTAGAGAAAGACCCAGTGCTGGAGGCCGAGAGGGATCATCTCAGAGATCTGGTCACCCAGCAGAGAAATCTCAGACGGGACCAGGAAGATAATGTTCAGAACATCAACATCAAATTTGTTAATATACAGACGTCAACTTCTGTGACCTCCTCCGAGGAGAAGTCTCTCATCGGCAACAGAGATGGTctccagagggagagagaggatctTCTCAGGCAGCTCAAAATGCTGGAGGCTCAGAAACAGACCATCAGCATCACCTTCCAGCagcaaaccaaactgatcagtgAGAAAACCCAGTACGCACGGCAAAGGAGTATCAAGTCATCCTCTGAGGTACAAcggctggagagagagatccTCAACGAAAAGGACTTGATACACGAGAGGGAGCAGGTCATCCTCGATCTGCTGAGTAAAGTCAAGAacgaggatcagagtgaaactcaCACCAGAGAAACAAACCTCTCCACGAAGATCACCATCCTGGATCCAGAAACCGGCAAAGACATGTCTCCCTATGACGCCTACGTGCAGGGGCTGATTGATCGCAAGCAGTACATCCACCTGGCGGAGTTAGAGTGCGACTGGGAGGAAATCACCTCATCTGGTCCAGATGGGGACACGACAATCTTGCAGGATCGAAAGAGCGGGAAGCAGTACTCAGTCAAAGACGCTCTGCGGGACGGGCGCTTGACCACCTACGAACTCGCCCGCTTCAAGGAACGGAAAATGCCCATTTCCGAGTTTGCACTCCTCGTAGCGGGGGAAACCAGAACGCCTGTCCTTCCTCCGATAATACCCCCCCCGAGATCACCCACTAAAGCTGCTCCAGCCTCTCCCTTGAGCACCATGCCAAGCTCTCTGCGGACCTCCTACACCAGCCTCAACAGTCACCTCAGTGGCAGTTCCAACaacctctctgcttctcttcccgTCGCCTCCGTAGGCGATGAATATTTTCCAATCTCTGGTATTTTTGACACCACCTCTCAGAGCCGCATGTCTGTGAGGAGTGCTCTCACCCGCAAACTCATAGATGTGGATACTGCTCTGAAGTTGCTCGAGGCTCAGGCAGCCTCTGGAGGAATTGTCGATCTCACCAAAAAGGACAAGTTGTCCGTCCACAAGGCAGTTGAACACGGTCTCATTGACCAGGGTCACCTGTATAAGCTTCTGAATGCCCAGAAAGCCTTCACTGGAGTGGAGGATCCTGTGACTAAAGTCCGTCTCGCAGTAGGACCGGCAGCGCAGAAAGGCTACATCCCCAAAGAGAATGCTAGGAGGTACATGGAGGCGCAGTACCTGACCGGCGGGCTGGTGGATCCCAGCAGAGCAGGTCGCCTCACTGTCAAAGAAGCTCTCGCTAACAAAATAATTGACAGCAAAACTGCGGCTGAGCTGGAGGACGAGGCTTCCCACACGAAAGAGCTGATGAACCCCCTCACTAAACAGAAGATGACGTACAAGCAGGCGATGGATCTGTGCCGGAGAGACGTCAGCACCGggctcctgctgcttcctgccgCCTCCACCGACGCCGACAACACTCCGTCATACTCAGGCTACAAATTCAACCGATTT encodes:
- the evplb gene encoding envoplakin, whose product is MSKPKETTQVKISKTQANDLAVLISRMQQNADQVEKNILRSEEHLALDAEHERKHQQLRHQKENAEDLTQAEKLLKELFMDVDRAKKLQHPQVHEIERDVKNLHERWAKDCTNYRELYDQKQDLDLEQKIGWGPVLDDKLKQLKSGPYGPKLSDVEKQIAEHNILNQEIEAYGVQLQPGTTNSKEQYAALKEKYAKVLEKSQQRRSHLSSLYDYMQSCSKELVYLSGQQERILQRDWSDRMVDPRGVRTEYEKFKSSGLLAHESEINELHDVGDGLVEVNHPGTPTIKAHREAVQSEWQSFLNLCLAQETHLDNIEDYKKFQLDAETLSESLERLNSNMDPKALTGKSNHEILLALEGDDPAVKRNEQRLASLRETSGKVWPLKLRRTVPTKPTSVVSLCDWADEEDTVHRGDQLILKSNSDNKDWKLQTSSGRIKTLPGACFMIPPPDAESLEKFNSLDKALTDLKTRRSGLMGSLRTQTVEVIRPVKAAAVQSAPESPKAAQLAGDLDRINKDLDELKKEILSRLRAPLDNRSPTQDLANRLQEHEKSSLSLRKLESEKSRVQREMEPVLATKPLGPKASTLPIKFTAVNNKIDDINTLMRLYEKKASASMFLEKQIQKGEDSVSGFEDQLAKDGVLMDQPNVLPSRQKQLQVIRNDVALKKPELNQLGKDLDLTEQACNSLQKSFNEYCPDIHRQENEVKRLKNRYTNVSNQLQDRSALLQEANNKNQNFENACKSLDFFLVNLPNNAIKPTDDVKQITAKQNSQKKVMEDIKKKSGDVDRVKDLSFDLQNVLNEYEMRSNTYRSTLNDEDDDDEEDDEDDEPVAKKRPISTKARAVQRKEKDLLNRFSEVSAENNERLNQLGMAKSIKARNEEKVSQVVSSQQFQLQSDRKDLKESDILKKELSEEMARRAHAEKDLEMYRLRFVSLRSRRGVERLEEKEVVQYYREPKLEMELESLKKRIQEETFKRSSTYTDIEFMNERVISLESQLMKIEPRLVTKVVTEYERDPQLDKEATKIREEMQRIKMEVQTRDTERVSMKTEHTLLSQQQQKFRETIVKKEVVRLEKDPEMLRSVYIFQNDIAEEESRCKSLNDNIFSTRSQINTLERVIPTIQPKIVTKVVKQVKQDPEMLEESKKIRTALGEEKDENTILMKDLTTLQLRYGELDRLKQKVEVKEIINEIYRVDPETEVELVRLRKELQDSGRNRTNTEIEITTVTTALTAQRAQKPKVEYKEVTQEVIKEEKSPEVVRELQRLGKQVSRLQLNCTTTLELLTRLRRERDELKVEKSKVETKLVNKEVIKYEDDPLLEKEADRLRRNVREEIQQRRSVEECLFDLQNQYITLERQKPEEKILMTEVVRLQKDPKQILEHERLNKNLDDELKARRKLELEVRQLRALVQDKENSLAQMDDRQRKIQVESELRQIRSRILELENAPAPIEEKIIIEEVLKVERDPKLEKLTDGIRVDMETEGNNISRLEREVRNLRVKLELLHKEKSIEKVIYREVVRVEKDPVLEAERDHLRDLVTQQRNLRRDQEDNVQNINIKFVNIQTSTSVTSSEEKSLIGNRDGLQREREDLLRQLKMLEAQKQTISITFQQQTKLISEKTQYARQRSIKSSSEVQRLEREILNEKDLIHEREQVILDLLSKVKNEDQSETHTRETNLSTKITILDPETGKDMSPYDAYVQGLIDRKQYIHLAELECDWEEITSSGPDGDTTILQDRKSGKQYSVKDALRDGRLTTYELARFKERKMPISEFALLVAGETRTPVLPPIIPPPRSPTKAAPASPLSTMPSSLRTSYTSLNSHLSGSSNNLSASLPVASVGDEYFPISGIFDTTSQSRMSVRSALTRKLIDVDTALKLLEAQAASGGIVDLTKKDKLSVHKAVEHGLIDQGHLYKLLNAQKAFTGVEDPVTKVRLAVGPAAQKGYIPKENARRYMEAQYLTGGLVDPSRAGRLTVKEALANKIIDSKTAAELEDEASHTKELMNPLTKQKMTYKQAMDLCRRDVSTGLLLLPAASTDADNTPSYSGYKFNRF